A region of the Silene latifolia isolate original U9 population chromosome 9, ASM4854445v1, whole genome shotgun sequence genome:
AGTTTAGTATTGGTGGTTTCTTTTGTGGGTCTTCTTGGCCACTCTGCTTTTGAGTTGTTCTAGTCTTCGGGTCGTTGGGTTCCTTTGTTGTTGTTAGTCGCTGTTAATGGGGTTGGGTGGGCTTTGTGTATGGGTGGCTTCCTGCGTGTGATGGCGGACCCAGGTTTGGGCGTCTTCCTGGTTTGGCGTTGGGGTTCTTTGTGTCGGTGTTTTACATTGTTCTCGAGTCGGTTTGGATTGGGATTGTTTGGGCTGGATGGTGGTGTTGGTATAGGTTGGTTGTGCCGATTCCAGACTTTTTCAAAATGACGATTGGTCTTTGCTTTCGTCTTGTCATGTTTATACTAATAATAACTCCTTTTGGCTAAGGGTGTCCTGTCCTTTATACATTGGGGTCGTAGTTTGTCGGTTTATTAGGGGATTAGTAATGGCGACTGTAATATTGCATCTGGTTCATGTTGTGCCCATCTCTCGCTGGCCTTTAGAGACGGTTTTGATTAGGAGCTGTTCTGGTTGATTTCTTTGTTTCTCTAGCTATATACTTACTCGCTTTTCTAGGCTACGAGTGTCTTGTCTACATGGATTGTTTACTAAAGTGTAGGAGTTTTCTCTCCTCTGGAGGCAGACCAAGATCTGCTTTCCACCTTTTCTTTCTGCGTCCTAgtggcgtaagtgcactttgGTCCCTCTCGATGGTTCAAGGGTCTCGTTGGCCTCTTGATGTTGTGTATCACAGCCTAGGAGATGAATCTCAGAGACATATTTTTctgtcttgttgcaggtatttctccgaaCCTTTGTCAATTAAAACAAGTAATGATAAGCTAGATCATTTGGCCAGCTCTAATCGTCCTTTCAATAATGTTGTGGAGGTCGAAGTTGATTTCCGTGTTCAGCTAGCCGTACGCCATCAACACACTACCGTTAGAGGATATAGTTTACTTAGTTGTCTTAGTTTATGATATTACTGAAATAAGTGGATTTGACCAAATGAGTAAAATACCATCTGTATAAGAACTTTTTTTTACGTTtgctaataaaaaaaaaacttctaTGTATGTAGATAACTAGATATCCCCCATTCAACTTGGAAAAATTAAAAACCTCTCTCTAAAATTTTCcccaaaaaaacccaaaacaaaaccctaattttgcaCCACCGCCGCGCCTCCCTTCCTCCCACTAACCCACTGATTTGACTGTTTTTCGTCGGAGATGTGGCCGTCCTGTGGCCAATCTCCATCGGTCCGACAGTCCATCTCCGACGAAAATCACCTTTCAATTTTAGCCTTTTTGTCGACTTGCATGTCTAATCTCATTTGTGCGATGGTGTGATACATTCGTGTCATCTTCTCTCATGCTCTAATTGCTTGTTTGTCGGATTCCTGAttccttttaccgtccgtttataGACATGTATGTTGCCCTGAGGGTGCTTCCCCCTCCCCTCGCCCCTTTTCCCACTCTCCATGGTTAGTCTAATCTATCTCGAGATCGACTCGCCATTGATGATACCAGGGTCTTTTCTGTGTGTGTCTTACTGCTGTATGGTGGGCTTGAGTCCGACTCGGTGTTCGCCATTGATGATCACGTCCCTTACTAgtaatcttttatttattatttcgtgtttttatattttaataaGGGAGACTTCTTCTTGGATATTTGGGGTGTCATGTCCTCTTATCCATGGAGTGGTTGTTTTAGTGGTCTTGTTCTGCTTTATGATGATTGTAACTTTACATCCGGGTTGTGTTGTGCCCATTCTCTCGCCGGCTTTTAGAGATGGTTTTGGTCATGGTCAGAAGGTTGTCTAATCGGCTTTCTTTATAGCCACTTTTCTACTTACTCGCTTTTTTTGGCTATGAGTTTCTTGTTCGTAGGGAGTTTTTGTTTCAAAGTGTAGGAGTTTTCTCTTCTTTGGAGACAGACTTTCCTGGTCTGCGTTCCGCCTTCCCTTTCTACGTCCTTGTGACGTAAGTGCACTTTGCGCTCTCTTGATGGATCAAGAGTCTTGTTGGTTTCAAGATGACGTGTATCACAGCCAAggggatgaatctccgagacacatttttggtcttgttgcaggtatttctccaAAGCGTTGTCAATTAAGATGAGTAAAGATTTGTTCTCTCCTTTGGCCAACGCTGATCATCCCTTCCAGCATGTGGTAGATGTTGAAGTTGATTTTCGTGTTCAGCCATCCATACGCCATCACACTACAAGGATAACACGGAATAGTGACGTACAAATCCGTTACTATATAGCATTCCCCGTCacaaaaagcgggtttgtgacgGATTGCCCGTCACAAACCGACGTCACTGTATATGGTCACAAAAAGCGCGTTTGTGACGGCAATTCCGTCACAAATTCActtgtgacggattatccgtcataTAGTTTATCTCAAGTGACACGTGTCACCCGTCACAAAAATAAGAATATGTGACAGATTAGCCGTCACAATTTTCTGTACTTGTGACGGATTGTCCGTCACATATTTTGTCATAATATTCATGTTTGTGACGGAAAATCCATCATAAATGTCTGTTCTAGTGACGGATTATCCGTTGCAAATAGCTTTTTTGTGACGAACTATCCGTCACAAATTGGGAATGGGATGAGTACTTTCGTCTGGTCTGACCCGTGGATACCAGCCACGCAGTCAAGGAAGGTCCTTTCACCGAGGAATCATGCTAGTCTTGAGATGGTTGTTGCGGAGCTTTGGATGGCCGATGGGCTAAGTTGGGACACGAATAAGGTACGCTCTCTCTTCCTCCCTTTTGAGCAAGATCGTATCCTACAAATGCGGATTAGTGATACGAAACCGGAAGATAACTGGGTATGGGACCTTGAGAATAATGGTGAATACTCGGTTAAGTCGACGTATAAAGAACTGGCAAGAGGCAATGAGGATGAGGCAACTTCGTCTGATTATGCGAAAGAGAAGCAGCTGTGGAACCGTATCTGGAAAGCGAATGTTCTTCCACGTGTCAAGGTCTTTATGAGGCAATTGTGTAATAATTCAATTGCGACAAGAGATAATTTGGCGAGACGGGTGCAGGCCATTGGTGTGGAATGTCCGGTTTGCAACAGTGAGGTGGAGACTTGTCTTCACCTTATTCGGGGTTGTGGTTGGGCGGGTGGGCTATGGGATAGGCTGGGGTTGGATGTGCGACTGGCGGACGGGTATGagcgggtgagggagtgggtggaggatgtgtggagGGAGTTGGAGGATAGTGAGGTAGATACATTTATGGTGGGGTGTTGGGCGATGTGGGAAGCACGGAATAAGTTATTGTTCGATGGGACCGTGGTGGATGTGTTTAGGGTAATGAGAAGAGTGGAGGATCTTAAGAGGGAGCTTTATGGCGATATGAGGAGGTCAGGAGACGTAGTTATGCGTGAGGAGGAGCAGGGGCGATGGCAGAAACCGGAGAGTGGGTGGGTAAAGGTGAACGTGGACGCTGGCGTAAAGGAGGGATGGGGAACAGGTTTGGGTGCGGTGGCTAGAGACAGTGAAGGGGTGGTTTTGTGGGGGATGGCCGAGCACAGGTGTGGAACAATGGAGGTGAGGTTAGCGGAGGCTGAAGCGGCTTTGGCTGGACTGAAGGAAGCAAGGAGGAAGGGATGCCGACGGGTGATAGTTGAAAGCGATTGCAAGATGTTGATTACTGAGTTGCAGGCGAAATCCAAGGGAAGAAGTGACTTCCATTTAGTTTTAGACGATATTAATGAACTTTGTAATGTTTTTAATTCAGTAGTTTGGTCTTTTGCTAGTCGGAAACATAATAGAGTAGCACACGAGCTAGCACATATTTGCTCTTCGCAGTTAGGTAGGAGAGCTTGGGATGTTACGCTCCCTCGTTTTGTTATGGACTTATGCCACGATGATATTTATAATATGAGGTAATACCGCCTGGGgtggttttcaaaaaaaaaaaaaaaaaaaaaaacagcaggTTTGCTACTGGCCACAATGCACGTAGCATTGTTTCAGTAAAACCTGCAATATACCACACAACCCCGTCGACCGCAAAGCGGGAATCTATGTCAAGTCAACCGCAAAGCGGGAACCAATCAACAATACGTTTTAACTAACACCAACACCGAATCATAGAGATAAAGGTTGTCTTTTATAAATAAAATCTAACATAAGTTAGTGGTTTACATAAACTTCATCAAATCTACCAAGGTTTAAGATTTGATTTTTATCTAAGAAACTAAGAGTTTACCTAATCGAGGTGACGTGCTGACTACCAAATGGATGACCGTCATCCGTGAAATCGTCTCTACGAAATGGACGCGGGCCACCTGAGCacgtaggggggggggggggagtccATCCTAGAACGCCTCCATGCTATCTCCTTTGTGCCTTTGGGTCATCATCTCTCTATCCATCCTACCGATTTGCTCTCGCAGTTGTGAATTTTCCATTGTGACTCGAGAAAGCAAACTAGGTGAGTAAGAAGAAACCGAGTGACGAGCAATCCTATTAGCGGGAGGATCGTACAGCTCTGGTGCCGCTGACCCGATACTCCACACGCGCATCTTCTCATTATAGCCTCCACTGGCAGTATAGTAGGACTCGTGCGGATCTGGTTGCACTCCCTCGGGCATTGGCTGGTTCATTAGTCCACGGTAACCAACCTGAAGATGTAATAAGTAGGAAAAAAGTGTTAGTTAAAATTTAAATTGAATAACACCTTACTAATTTATAAAATAACATAAGAAGGCTAATTTAGCCTCTATTGACATGACAAGTGCCCGTGGTTGTCATTTTTTCTAATTAGATCGATTAAAGAAACTTACATCGGTCTCTTCTGTTCGAGGGTTAATCCAGTTGCCATGCTTATCTTTCTTGGACTTCTCCATGAGCTGGTACGGTGTGGCTTTAGGACCCTgaaaaaattatatgaaaaaaatattactccgtattatagaTCGATAATCGTTTTCTTTGTTATGAGAAAACTAAGTTATGAAATACACTAAAAATAAATTCTTAAATGAAATAAGAAATTTTATAAATTTGGGAacttaccaattccttaaaaGCCAAAACTGCATTCTTCCTTCCAAGAGTGTGGGTTGctaatgctttcccatctttcgaTCCCGACCTTCTATTTGCCTTATTTGTTTCAGAATTTTTAGCAAATTCGGGATTCTCTATTGGCCTTTTCTTCAATCTCTCCCAATTTGTGACTGTAAGCCACTCCGGCTTTTTCTTTGCGATGACGGCATTGTCGATACACTGGGTAATACGCCTCTTGATCCGGCTCTCCCACTCAGTCCTAAGAGGATATCCTGGTTCGTCGGCCCGAACACTATcctgaaattaaaaaaaatgaattgtTATTAGtagataaataaatttaattatattattaaagaataaaaatattattaaagaattaacttattattaaatcaaataattatttttCAGAAAAATACATATTAACGAAACCTGAAAAATTGCCACATTTGACATTAGTTTATAATCAATTTATAAACTAATTATTTTTCAGAAAAATACATATTAACGAAACTTGAAAATATTGCCACATTtgacattatttttcagaaaaatACTTACAATTTATATTCTTCTAATTTATAACTAGCATAACAATTTGTAAATGACATTTTAAACCAATTTCCCACATTTGACATTAGTTTATAATCATATCTAACTTACATTTTAAACAAATTTCTAACTTACCATTATATTCTACTAAtttctaacttatatttttaaccaatttacaacattttactaatatattaacttttataactaacataacaatttctaacttacattttaaaacaatttctaacttacaatttatattctactagtatactactaatttctaacttatatttttaaccaatttacaacatttttgaccaatttccaacattttattaatatattaaattttataactaacataacaatttataaactattaatatactactaatttctaacaaacataacaatttctaacttacatttTTAACCAATTTACAACATTTTTAACCAATTTCTAATATTCTACTAAAATATTAACtttaacaatatcaacaacaataatacacACAACATCAACTATAACAACATAAACAATAACTacatcaacaacaataatggCTACTATCCTAGAGTCATTAGCATAATATAAGTAATAATTAGTAATTTAAAAAGATAATTAGTAAGAAAAGATTACCTAATTAACTAAAACTGAAAATGGTGGTGGTCGATTGCGGTGGCAGCGTGCGGCGGCAGGAAGGTGGCGGGAACATGTGCGGCGGCGGCGGTCTTGACAGGTGACGGTGGCTGATGGGGTGAACAATGGTGGTGGTCGATGTTTTGGGGTAAATAATTGGAGAAATTGATTTGGGGGGAAATGAGAAAGGTAAAGGGGTCGCGGCTTTgttttttcagaaaaaggaaaCTTGTGACGGAATAGCCGTCACAAATTCCGTCCCATTCCCGTGTTTTTTTGCTTTTTGTGACgtaatatccgtcacaagtttctcTTTATTCCGTCACATAAATACTTTTTAGATTCCCTCTGAGAGAAGTGACGTGTGTCAGCAAAAgtaaatttgtgacggaataaCCGTCACAAATCCGTCCCATTCCCATGTTTTTAATAGACTATTCCGTCACAAGTTTACTTTTTCTTTGTAACGGAATATCCGTCGCATAATAAGAGGGtcttgtgacggaatatccgttgcAAATCACTGTTTTTGTGACtgactatccgtcacaagttccTCTTTTGTGACGGGTAATCCGTCATAGCCTTTGGCGCCCTTGTTTTTGTTAACCCGCCAAATTCATGCGACGGTATGTGACGGATAGTCCGTCACAAGTTCCAGTCCGTCACAAGCCGGTCACAAGTCCGTCACAAACCCGTGTTTTGTGACGGGATTTTCATCCGTTCCTACAGTATCTTCACTATGCCGTGTTATCCTTGTAGTGTCAAAACACTTCTGTTACCTGATGTTGTTACTTTGTTGTCTTAGTTTATAGTAGTAGTAAAATAAGTGCATTTGAGCAAATGagtcaaatgtcatatgtatacGAACTTTTTTTacagctaaaaaaaaaaaacctatgtATGTTATGCCTCATCTTTTTAAATTCCTTGTCACCTTAAAAAACTTTTTACATTTCTTAACACGAAAATCTTCtatttatttcatatatatttATTTCATAGTTTAATGATTCGTTGATCAAAGAATGAGTGGTTATCATATTACAATGATCAAATGTAGTGACGCCACATAGAATTTGAGCAATAAAAGGAGCTCCCATGTAGATATGTTAAGGTCTAGTTTTTTCGGGCCTTTATTGGTTTATTTTGGGTTCATGCTAAAATTGAATCAAATACACGATACCATCAAATAAGAAAATTTTCATTTCATgtcatttctattgtaattaaaCTCCAAAAAACAAATTGACAAATCCTAATTACTAACTCAAAAATTGCACAATTGAAAAAAGGGAGATAATATAAAATTacaacaaaacatacaaaaataatacGTATCTCAAATCCTTTAGGATTTTGTATAAGTGCATTCCTTAGGAAGCCCTTCACTAAACCTCAAATTATCCTTACAATAGTCATAAGTCATATAATTATCTTGTACCCATTTCATCTTTTGCAACCTCTTGGAATCCAACTCCTCGGCCAACCAAGCATTTTCCGAGTTGGTCGAGCTAGGATCGGACCCACAAGACGATGACCCGGATGACCAAATACAAGCACAAGCTGTGAAATTCCTAAAAGAGGCTACAAATGGAGCCTTAGACCAATCCGTATGTACCCTTCCTCCTTGAGTTGCCCAATCATCCGCATTCCACAAGCTCGAAAGTATTTTCATCGGTTGATCTTTCGGAAATGGAACACCAAATTTTTCTAAATTCTTAAACTCTCTTATTGGAATTTCATCCACAAAGAATACAATTCTAGAGGGATTCCATAAAATTGAGTAACTATGGAAATTTTCGGTAGGATCAAACCATAAGTAAAACTGTTGCTCGCGACCGCCTTTCCCTTGGCTAAATATATTGGTGTGTATAGTGTAAGGTTGGCCACTCAAGTTACCCAAAAACTCGAAATCTATCTCGTCATGGGCGGATCCATTAGACGACATATACAGAGTTGTGACGGTACCAGCAGAGTTATCAGGAATGAGCTTTATGCGCATATCAATCCTACCGAATAAGTACTTATTTCTGGATTCGAATCCAGAGCCGGTGGTGTTATCTAACGAAAGCGTAAGAAGATCGCCATTTTCGTAGAATTTGCCTCTACCATATCCCCAACTAATTCTAAAGTCTTTGGCTAAGCCTTCTAGGTTTTCTAGGTCGGTTTCATTTTCCGGAGTTGGATTGATATATTCGTCTCTATGGGGATGTGAATAAGGAGAAGGTTGATCATAAGACGGAATTTCTTCCAATTCGTATCTTGAGGTCGGAAGAATAGAAGAAGGGAGAGCGGTTTTAATATGGTCTGAAGTAATTGATTTATCACTTAATGTGATTGAATTCTGTAATGTGATATATACACAAAGAATCACGGCTAAACCGATGAAAGTATGAAGAGAACATATTGATGGTAAgaaagatgacgatgatgaagaagaagaacgaTGATACGAATACATGAGTAACAAACAATACCTGGTTTAATAGAAATTCTAATTTCAGGGGAGGAAAATAAAGCCTCCCTTAATGTTAGCAAGTTCAAGAGCTCTTTACAAATTCCGCGTTCACGAAACTCTGTCGGAACAGTCGTGTATTCAAGTTAATAACAACGGAAAATTGTATAAAGAAAAAATGTGTTAATTCAAAGATTTGGAGGCAAAGAGAACTGGGAGATGGGAAGTTTTAGATGGTAATTCAAAGCCCAAATGAGAAAGATATATATACTAACTATGAAcgaaaaaatacacataaaacAATATAAAATACAAATTATAGAGTAAGACGGCGTCCAACTTCATTTCCATAAGAAAATTATTCATTTAATACTAATAATGAGTTTTCTTTTTACATAATGAGACTGTCTCAGAATATAAGAACGTTGACTCAATAATTACGGGATATAAAATGGTAAGACAACAATGCATAGGAAATCTCCGACGTGATTGCATGTTATGAACATGATTGTTTACATAAAGACGTGCAGTCAGCTACGGAGTATACATTACCAATCGTGTATTATTTATGAAGCACTATTGTAACTAATAATTTGTTTCTTGAGTCAAACAAATAATATGAATATAAGACAAAATTAAATGACGTATGATTGTCAAATACTCCTACGATCAAGGATATTTTACTGAAATTTTGTTAGCCCAATCATTTgtcatttatttttatttaagagtgataattttaattaaaattaaataaataactaaATTTGAAGGAATTAATTTTATCATAGTTAAAAGTAGACCTGATCGATTAAGTTTCAGATCGAATTAAATCAGCATTTTGGTAAATTTATACCACATGGTTATTTGTGTACAGGTTAAAGTGATCTTATTCTATAAATGATTAATTTGTTTGTCTGGTGTTAATTGTATATGAATGCAATTGGTTATGGCACAAATAGTAAAGAAAGTAAGGAAATAACACAAGGGTTCCGCTTGATGGGCTTTACCCTGCTCCCCAGATATCTGTTACCCGTGACCCATCTTCACCTTGTCCTGGTTTCAGCTTGAATCGTGCTTCCTAGTCTGGCCCACATATGTGGAAATTGGACCTAAACAATCAATTCTATTTAAATTAGGTTGACCTTAATTTCAATTTTGATCGCGTTTATTTTTGTTAGCAACTTTAATCGGTTTGTGTTATTTCGAGAAGGGTAAGGTTCAAGTTGGGTGTATTTCTGTTCAATGGAGCTTTGGGTCATAATTTCGTTAGCTGAGGGTCAAAAAATTAACTTAAATTATtctacatttttcaatttgttttttttttttgtaaaatgtgTTTATATTATAAAATGAAGTCAATTTACAATGGGAGAACTAATTATCTTTCAAATGACTACTATTACATGAGTGTAATCTTTTTTAACCAATCTAACTATGTTACTTTCATCTGCTATTTATTTCGTCTCCGTATCCTTAATACTACTATTTCTCAATTTAaatgtaataattaataatactattaataaataaaaaaatcaattagaaaatgcctaaaaatgaGTACTTGTGAAAAAATATATGTTTTTCATTCAGGTCAATCAAGCCAATTCCGTTCAGATATATTTAGGTTCGATATCATTCAGTTATCATTGAGTTCTATTCAGTTTTGGTTCAATTTGGATTTAGTCAGGTTTTAGGTATTATTCAAATTACTCATATCGAATGTTCGATCGGTTATCAATTTAGGTATTATCGATCGATTTTTCGCGTTTAGGTTTATTTTGCTAAGTCTAGTTAAAAGATGTCATGTACAAAACTAAGGCTGTTTGATTAGGGGtttaaaagaaagggaaagaaaatcaaaattgATGATTTCCTTTTTTTGTATTTGTTTAACATAAACAAAGTAAATGGAATAACTCCCTTACCCTCAAACTCATCTACATCCATTCCCTCACTCCCAAGAGAGTGAGATTCCCATTCCCCTCCATCACTCACCGCTCTTAATAACCAAATAACATGTTTAATTTGGGGTAATCCTATTTCATTCTCTCTATCTTTTTTTTCGGATTCTACTCCCTTACCCTTTCAAATTTGGCTCTGGATTTTGAAATTCAAATGTCTTTTGGAATAAGAAGTCTTCTTTTAAAAGAGTCAATTACTTGGCATCTTTTTGAAATAATCTTTAATAAGTGAACCAGAAATATAATAAGTTCAAATGTTGTTTTGCTGACACTTAACAAATACGCAAATTCAATTATTTTGACTTAGAACACATTAAGTAAAGCTTAGCTATTTTCACTTACTACACATTAACTAAAGCCGAGTGGCTAGGCTTGTCGTGAGCCTCCAAATTTACAATTTATAATCCATTACTAACTCTAACAGTAGCAAGGGTAAGtaggggtcgatcccacaaggaagGTTTATGTTTAGTGTGTGTCAATGTAAATAGTTGTAAAGTAccaatttgggggggggggggggggggaggggttgTGGTTTGAGTCTAGATCTAAACAAAGTAAAAGATTAAAAAATTGGAGTAAGTCAAATTATAAAAAGGTGTCGGGTCTTACCATTTTCAGAAATGAGTTAGACTTGATCACCGACTCTTTTAGACTCTATTTACTCTTGAATACTTTGTTGTGAAATACATGAATTTCTACTTCTCCTTACTTTTAGTTATTCATTGCGAAAAGCGCACATCAACAACCCTTATGGTAATAAC
Encoded here:
- the LOC141600960 gene encoding xyloglucan endotransglucosylase protein 7-like — translated: MYSYHRSSSSSSSSFLPSICSLHTFIGLAVILCVYITLQNSITLSDKSITSDHIKTALPSSILPTSRYELEEIPSYDQPSPYSHPHRDEYINPTPENETDLENLEGLAKDFRISWGYGRGKFYENGDLLTLSLDNTTGSGFESRNKYLFGRIDMRIKLIPDNSAGTVTTLYMSSNGSAHDEIDFEFLGNLSGQPYTIHTNIFSQGKGGREQQFYLWFDPTENFHSYSILWNPSRIVFFVDEIPIREFKNLEKFGVPFPKDQPMKILSSLWNADDWATQGGRVHTDWSKAPFVASFRNFTACACIWSSGSSSCGSDPSSTNSENAWLAEELDSKRLQKMKWVQDNYMTYDYCKDNLRFSEGLPKECTYTKS